The Vicia villosa cultivar HV-30 ecotype Madison, WI linkage group LG1, Vvil1.0, whole genome shotgun sequence genome includes a region encoding these proteins:
- the LOC131596330 gene encoding extensin-like, producing MVEQKEKKRKTVGEVPAKQKQRGPGIVISEPDYDFVFNSKNVSVEANPEIQPEKAPAKPPPTTKVLTPSPSPKSKGTTPILDYVPLASEPIFEAPPLNTIIPPHANISISQPPPHLNYTLVNNAELFPFTPSSPEPSNSDSFTRLMKLYPRKPKPTPDVVVLDSDHEAESSQPPSQTPSSETEFVLDRVPQAYALSYPDKQISSLHLQIPNPPPRTSPPRPSVDTLFELLTLKVRIGLDALKVAHDAKLDHVAAGKIWRIVRREI from the coding sequence ATGGTTGaacagaaggagaagaagaggaaaacaGTTGGAGAAGTACCTGCTAAGCAGAAGCAACGAGGTCCAGGTATTGTAATTTCTGAACCTGACtatgattttgtttttaattcaaaGAATGTATCAGTAGAAGCTAACCCAGAaattcaaccagaaaaagcccctgcTAAACCACCTCCAACCACTAAAGTTCTCACCCCTTCTCcttcacccaagtctaaaggcacTACGCCTATTCTTGATTATGTACCCCTAGCTTCTGAACCTATATTTGAAGCCCCACCCCTTAACACCATCATTCCTCCTCACGCAAACATatccatttctcaacctcctccacatCTCAACTACACCCTTGTAAACAATGCTGAGCTCTTCCCTTTCACACCTTCATCTCCTGAACCATCTAATTCTGATTCTTTCACCCGTCTCATGAAACTATATCCCCGTAAACCTAAACCAACTCCTGATGTTGTGGTTTTAGACTCAGATCATGAGGCTGAATCCTCTCAACCACCCTCTCAAACACCCTCTTCTGAAACAGAATTTGTTTTGGATAGAGTTCCTCAAGCTTATGCTCTATCTTACCCAGATAAGCAAATCTCCTCTCTCCATCTTCAAATACCTAACCCTCCTCCCAGAACATCACCGCCTAGACCTTCTGTTGATACACTTTTTGAATTATTAACTCTTAAGGTTAGAATAGGTttagatgctctgaaggttgcACATGATGCCAAATTGGATCATGTTGCTGCTGGCAAGATCTGGAGAATCGTTAGAAGGGAGATTTAG